In Phaseolus vulgaris cultivar G19833 chromosome 7, P. vulgaris v2.0, whole genome shotgun sequence, the genomic stretch ttgttgtcgctactgtccccaccactgtactaccttgatagtaatacaaattgttcttcctcacgcctttcaacatcaccagtgctcctgaagttgctttaagaattccatctcgcatcgtcacaactaggcctttagattctaaagcccccaatgagatgcgattcttcttcaactttggcacgtaccatacatcccgcaaaattctggtggatccatcatgattccgcaacttgattgaacctatcccagctgtcttacatggattatcattacccatgtaaacaaccccaccatcaagttcttgaaattcaaagaaccaatcttgaatgggacacatatgaaaggtacaacctgaatccaatatccactcatctggatacgatgatgctgaaagcgagacaattaaagagatatctgattccacatcacttttgcattctgcaacatttgcatcttgtggagtcttccctttcttctgcagttttggacagtctttcttccagtgtcctttctcatgacagaaagcacactcatctttggcaacgactcgacctttagacttagacctcCCTCTTCTCCCCTTTGTATGGCTTTGTtgacgacctcttgccaccaatgcttcttcttcttgatttgccattacaaactcaaaatataatattcaatattacaaataatttcaaacaacccaaggcgaaccttcggctcttgataccacttgttagGAAAAACGAGTAATTTTtccactaaaacagaaccctaacagagctacccgacaaataatattgaataaataaagcggaataataaaagagataaagaggaaaagcACACcaaaaaattgttaacggagttcggccaatttagcctaatctccgagcacagcaaaaacagctcacttttattatcATGGGAGAAGATACTACAAATTGAGATAtctaacagtgaaggaggagagtttaatttataaccctcaaacctccttcccaaacaatgaacccaccgatgtgggacttggaaTTAAGGCAAAATCAACCGTTGATCACTAGTACCTCTATGGATTGACTTACCTGTTAATCCATAAAGACGGGAAATCGGACTACCGCTGACTCTTGATATAACTATTAGTAAACATACATCATAAACCTATAACTTGTGTAAGGGTATCTTTGTAAATATCTGAACCAAGATTCTGAAAgcaaaaaagtataaatatcgAAAAAccgaaaaacaaaaagaatcaACCAACATATAGATCCGTTTAAATACTAAGGGTGTGTTTGCTTCCAAGTGGGAGGAGGGAGGGgtgttttttgtgtttgtttccatGGTTTTGAGAGTGGGGAAGAGGGTGGAggatttttttcattcttcacaaaatgaagagatttgtGGGGATTAGTAGGATTATTGCATTTTACCAAAATACCCTTGTGCatgcattttattttaatatataaaattaaatattacataaatttatttattatttataatttcaaaaatatttaattatactattaataacaacatataattataaataataaaataataaaataaaattataatatcatcaatatatatagttatataaattaacaaatgaatattattttcataaattttaatgtatttaataaatttatttcaatttaacaccaaaatattttatattatattttttaattttttattaaaaatataaataatgtggatattatatattaaaaatatttaattaattcaaacctaaaaaaaaccataattcattatttaaatattttttaataagaaggatcattttgtaaacttacaataaACCATCCTCACAAATCAACTCTATcatccctcaatccaaacaacctcacatatcctcacacatcctctcCAATCCtatcctcacaaatccactccctcCCCTGCTTACAAATCtcctcctcaatccaaacaaagcctagGTAGTTGATGTAGAATTTATGTGTAAGAACGCAATCTAAGCAAACTCTCACATGAATAATGCGATGGTTAAACAACTATGAAGAAGTTTTCTGTGTGATACATAATTTTGAAACCATGAatatattattgtaaaaaataagaCTACATAAAAATCAGTAAGAGTGTGAGTTTCATATTAACCTATTATCAGATTTCATACCTCTATAGGCATGTGGAGGTATGAAATCCATGAGTACAGCGAGTGCGTCTGATCCAGATTATGAAGAATGGTAGAAATGCGCATGCCaatataataaaagttaaaacaGAAAAATCTAGGGAAGGAGAATTAAAAAGTCAATTAAAAGAGAAAGTTCtatataaattaacattaaCCCTCACTCTAAACGTGAAAGTATATTTGACGTACAACACaattatataatacatttttaatatctaaattatatatacatatatataattaaaaatatttttatttatttccttatcatatttaaatattgtgaaattttttaaattgttaactTCTTTTTAGATGAATTAAGTTAAAggatatatttttcaataatgataataaacaaatgaaatgacttaaataaatatttttgtactttttttaggaactaattgaagaaaataagaaaagacaaaaagtTATAGCAACTGATTaaacgtaattgcacaaaatttgTGCAATTAcaaaactgatcttattcatttttatttactcaatcatatatataataaaattacaattactagaacctataaaataggaatactaacaagCCTATAAACTGAcaattaatgcaatataacgctaaaatagtttaaggctaataaaatcagaattaataataataaaatcagaattaataaccaacattctcccttaattttgatttggaacaaccttcccaatttgagtcatgatattgtttttctcaatcgccatcaattcttcattcatagtcTTTTTCCATTTGGAGTGTTGAATGGCATCAGCAAGTCTCACAGGTTCTGATTctgcaagaaaagaaaagtgaaccaaatctccattgtcatcaacttcatcatcaagatttacttcaaTCTTGAAGATGTACAGGTTGTCGCTGCTGCCTTCCtggtcgctccatcatagttacaattggagttgcaacttcatgttgaattacaacttcaggttgaactgcagcttcaggttgaactgcaggtgcttcaagagtgactccatcttccatatcatcgttcaaaacataaatatatcatttttttgaaTCTATTTCAGCTGCTgcattccattgccattcctcatcttcggcaaatgtaacatcacgactaaCAATCACCTTTTTTGTCAGTGGATTGTAAAGTTTGTAtcccccatgcttatatccaatgaaaatggtcttcactgccttatcatccaactttgATCTTGTTGCCTTGGGGACATGAGCATaagtgttgcacattgggtttgaatccactccatgcctcaatcggagttgtgttaggaacactccgagtgggtgatctgtttatcaaatataccgcacatgttacggcctccgcccaaaaataatttgacatacctttcgctttaagcatgctcctcgtcatgtccatgattgttctattctttctctcagcaactccgttgtgttgaggtgtgtaggggcaagttatgttatgttgcaacccaagttcttcacagtccctcttgaattcattagacttgtactcacctccTCCATCATTACGCACCATCTTGATTTGTCTGCCActctctctttcaacaaatgctttaaatattttaaagcagtggaatacctcatccttgtttttcaatacataaatccaggttttccttgaaaaatcatcaataaagattaaaaaatacttattacctccaactgatgatatgttcatcgggccacaaacatctgtatgaacaagttccaaaggaaattttgcatgtcaaggctccttaacaaatggtatcctgtgattctttccaaaaatgcaagcctcacacaattgatcagggtgatgaatatggggtaaatcattcactaaatttcttttggaaagattttccaaactctgaaaatttaagtgcccaaagcgtaaatgccataaccacgattcattattcactattgcattcaagcacttgaaatcacccatatgaatatctactggaaacatgcggttttttgataaaaaggatttaagaatcaaactacctttttatcaaaaattgataatttattttcaactatgtgcatcacaTAACCCTTCTCGGCCAGCTGCcccatactcaacaaattacttttcatatcaggtacatagaaaacatcatagatgtacctgtgatcaccattcttcaatgtgataagaattcgccattttccagtcaccggaacgaacctgccatcatcgaatttcacttttgtgtgaaatgagtcatccaaatctgcaaacaactccttcttaccacacatatgattcgtgcaacctatatccaaataccaagtctgattgtttggggtttcatttgatgtggctgcCATTAGTATTGtatgatcctcttcatcttgtaCGTGATTACTCTTTTCTTGAGCACAATTGAcagcatgattatcaccttttgatctgcactcatttgcataatggccatgtttatggcaattataacactcaacatttgatttattataaatgtctTCTCGTCCTCCACGACCACGTTCCCCGCGCCAAGCGCCTCCATGATTCTAGCCACCACGACCTTTGTTGAAATAGCTACCATGTTTATGATAAGAGCTAtgcttgtgcttgtaaagcctgttcaattggtttttcaatcttattgtcattcatccgctgctcatgcgctcgtagagaaccagacaataaccttactgtcatttttgaaatgtcattggcctcttcaattgcggcaacaacatgttcaaatctaggagttaaagatctcaaaatcttttccacctttgcctgctccgaatgtgtttcaccattggtcttcatctgatttgtcaaggcaataactttatttatatagacatcaatagtCTTTGTGATTTCCATCTGCAGCagttcatattggcgtcttagggtttgaagacgcaccctcgatcttgtcatcacctttataatttgttgacaaaattgtccaagatacaaagccttattgtccttcttctgatcacgatgcgctactcgttgcgcctcagttgcattaGCCGCTAATGCAGACACTTCACtctcaacgacatcccataactcatgataatcaaacaaaactctcatttgcatacaccaccgattgtaattttttccatcaatGATAGAGACTGATAATTGGatagagttcatgataacaaCCTAACTCTGATACAAagttgtaggaactaattgaaggaaataagaaaagacaaaaagtTATAGCAACTGATTAAAAGTAATTGCAGaagatcttattcattttgatttactcaatcatatatataataaaattacaattactagaagctataaaataggaatactaacaagCCTACaaataacggtaaaatagtttaaggataataaaatcagaattaataataataaaatcagaattaataaccaacactttttaaattttaaataaattaaattagttttctttttgtacaaaataaaaatattttcatattatatttactgacttttttctataaataattgtaaatatataaattttaatgatcaatttaaataatttatattaatatttgatatatttataCACACATTTTGAAACTTATAAATGTCCCCATAAGAGTGTGTCTATTAACTTTTTCTTCGAATaacatattttcatttttatttctttatccaACACccttttggttttatttttttatctagtaccattttgactttttttttatcaaatagcactatttttacttttaaatatttataaaattgtgtaaattaaaatagaagaaaatttaaaaagatatcaaaataattaatagtaaaaattaaataaaattgtttggatattttataaaaaaaattattaactgaatggtttaaaaaattataaataaaaatttagttattcatatgaatataataataaaaaaaaattaagtgaataaatttattattagatttaataaaaaaaataaatgtataaattgtcatttttaaataaaaattaaggaaatttttttaaaattgatgtaaataatgagttatatataaatatatataataatttataataacaaatatgattatataatatttcttataatttcTTAGGATTTAagatttacatttattttacccataatatttacttacatcAAAATAcctatcaaatattttatttcattctttttGCATTGATatcttttcattaatttttatatatttaatttttaattttcaattttcaaatttcaaattttcttatatttcaattttataaatatttaaattcattataattttataaatatttaaaaatggaaATAGTATTATatgaagagaaaaataagaagatagaaaaataaaaaccaaaatgAATGGAGAAATACAAGTGGAAATAGTGTCATGTATCTATAGTATCATTTATAGATCTTAAAACACTCTTTAATACTTTAGAGCCAGAATTTGGACTAAAAGAAGCCTCGAGCTCTAGTTTCCTGTGATAGTTACTAGATGTAGTGAAGCTCATATTGGAGGGTTGAGTTGAACAGATAAAGTAATGTCCAGCCAAGTTGTATTTCTACTCAAAGAAAAAGTCATTTATGAACAGAAAGCATATTGCAAAGACCtcaaaatgtttaaatttacaGTCTCCATTTACAGATGGACATTCTAATAGCAGAGAATGATGGGTAGTTTTAACCAAATTGtgatttatttcttaatttatttaacaCATCCCAAAAGGACCAAAACTATGcataaattatggggtgttacactTTACATGTTCACAATTATGCATAAATGCACCACAGTAAGTATTGATCTTGAAACACTAAGGAGAGTTTGAAATTGTCATAGCAAACAAGATTTGTACTTTGCTTTAGGCATATTAAACAACTCTTAAGTATTCGTAAATGTTTCCAACAGAAATAAGTATGAAGCACAGGCCACAACAAAGTGTCATACCACAAAAGGATGATGAACAAGCACGATAACATTTACTTCAAAGGAAAAATACACGGATGGCTAATCCAGTGCTAGACTTTCGCACTATATCGAAATAAAATCATGTCAAGTGTTTCAGCCTGTATACACAGATACCTCTTAAGTTACAAACTATGACACATGTAAGTCTGCATGATATTTGAAGGGAGTGTGTACTTTGATATAACTTTGGCCTTTCTATAGTCAGTTTATTGTGTATGATTCCAACAATAACAACATACAACAACTTGAAACCTCATATCTGCTAAAGAATGATACCGTGTCAACTAACCTGCAAAACTTCGGTTACAAGTCCAACACTCCTCTCAAAATGAAAGGCTCACCGAAAGGCCCACTAAATCGCACTCAGGAAAACAAAAGCTCAATCAAGAAACATATAAAACACAGTGACGATGTAGCATAAGGATCGCCGAGGAAAACAGTGCCCAGAGGAAGATTACCCACCAAGCCAAAAACAAAGTCACTTCCCTGATGAAAGCAAACCTGGGCAGTAAATCACTAAACATCGTAAAATTTCCAAAGGAACCACCATCAATCTGAGACAAGCCAAGAAAGATAAGCACCAGCACAGGAGGGGCAAGGAACTGCAAAACCACAAGGCACAAGTAGTGATTATGCAGAAACATCTTTGCCCTACTATAATCTAAGTCAGGAACCTTGCTAGCATGAAGCCTTTGGTACCAAGACAACAAAGCTTCATTCAGAAACATCTGCAGGTTAGGCCTCAAAGCCACAATCTGCAACAAACCAGACCCCAACAAGCACCATTTCCTAAAGCTAGCAAAATCAGAAGGCAAGAACCCCATGTTCCCCACCAATTTCTCCGCATTACCAAATCCACTCTTTGCCGCACCATCTCCACTATTCACAAAAATCTCAGCCAAGGGGGTTATCCACAAAAGAGCTACAAATATAACAAACACCTGATTTGCATAAAGGATCGCACGAGTAAACCACCCACAAGTTATCATCGACAAATTGCATCTTATCTGATCAGTCCCAAGCCAAAAACAACGTGCACTTCTAGAAGCAGGAATGAACAAACACCCTGCAAGGCAACCCATCAATGCAGCAACGAAAACCCTCCAAAACCCATCAATAGGAACCTCAAAATTGAACTCCAAAACTGAAGACACGCCCTCAGGAACAAACAAAAGCCCCAAGAAAAGCCCCAAAACCCCAAACACAACGCTTAATTGCTTCTCGGACCTCCTGGACGCGGATCTCTCGAACGTGACCTTAAAGAGCAGCGTCCCCCACATGTAAAGACTCAAAATTGATAAAAGAATGGGAACGAAAACGCCGTTGGCGAAGAACCCATTATCCGGGGGCGATTTGAGAAAGTTATGGAGCAAGAGGGAAAAAAGGGCAGTGAAGGAGAGAGTGAAAGCGACGCAGTACTGATCGACGAAGAGACGGGACTGGAGGTGGGCATGGTCGAGCGTGAGTCTGAAGATCTGGGCATTGTTTTCGTCAAAATCGGGCTTTTCCTTGTTGGACTTGCTCCTCTTCTTGATTTCGGCGGCGGTTTTGGAGGAGAGGGGCTGGTAACCGTCGATGCCGGGGCGACGGATGGCGGCTCTGACGCCATTGGATTGGGGTTGCGAATCGGGGTGGATGTAGGTCTGGAGAGCGTGAAGGAAAAGGAGGGGGATTTTGAAGAAGGCGAAGGTGAAGACGAGGATCAGGGAGAGTGATGCGTGGAGCAATGGGTTCTTGTACAACAACACCAACTCCACCATCCTTGTTCTTTGCTTcctctttcttcttctccaaCTCTCAAATGCTGCTGTCTGTCTTTCAATATTCCAGACATGTAGTTAACTGCTCAGTTAATGAGtttcattaatattttacattttttatattttttataattcaaaataaaatttaataaataaataaagtaagtttataatttagtatcaattcattttatgttattaataataaataaataaataaatacatacataatataattataattatatcgaaaagttaaaataacacttattttaatatttagtttCTTCTTATACTACAATTATGAAACCAaagcaataattttttttattattctatctttatatttaatatcaagAAATATCAATTAAACTACTGtcatttaagaaatattttcgttcaataaaatatatttggttaaaatttacttatatttaaaaCTTATGTGCAAGTTTTTTGTGTTATATTTGAGAGTGGAGAAGTTGATGAAATAAAAGGGCAACCTTTCTatattctttaaataaataaactaaattataataaataatttacagATATAGTTATACAGGTAAAATAATGAGAAAAGGTAATAGTTATTAACGAAAACACATCCATTTTGCATCTATCCACatttctattataaaaaaaactaattatagaaaatgtatatatttttttacataaaataaaattttgtatttacttttttattaacaaagaaTTATATACCTACTTTTAAATAAAGATGcgcattttattaaataaacatattgttttaattcattaaaaaactatttaatttaaaataacataaaaaatttatatacttTATATATTGATATAAGTAATTTAAAACTCATACAAAGGTGTGTATTGTAAATACTCATGTCTCTTTGTCTTGcatatcattattatattttagcaatgagaaaatgtttttaataaatttttgtaactttctttttaaaatgtacTTCTTCCCTTAACGCATTGTTTAGATTCGAATGATTATTGTTCATTTGAATTAAAAAGCAAATAGTATTTAGGTTTGGATTAAGGAGTTTGTACATATTGGATGATGTGGAAAGTAAGAAAAGGAAGAATTGGTTCTTTGTTGGTTTGAGAAGATTTGAAGAGAAACTTAATCATTTACTATGTTATCCCATTGTCAACTATCATAATTCATGTGTCATAACAGTGGAGATTCCTTGCACAACAATATGCAGTAGAGATTCTATTAAGTAAACCCACTAGACAAAAGAATAATCCCTCATGGATGAAAGGCTATATTTAGTAATAAATTAGGAATAATGTCATGTCTAATATTAGTTGTAGAGCCTTTGGGTCCAATGACTTGTATCAACCAAATCATCTCCTATTAAGGTGATGAGAAACGTAAATAAGGACATGAAGAAAATTTTCTTAACCTAGAGTGGAATATTCAGAGCTTAGTCTTTTTCTTGGTAGGCAACAATAGTCGTAACCTATTATTGGTGTTTTCATTCGTCTTGACCATGCCTCCCAAACCCCAATCAAGGACCTCAAAGAAATTCTGCACACCATCCAAGAACGTCTTTCGGCCATACAAGCACAAATGGAAACCACTAAAGCCCTGCAGACCAACATAGAGGCCAACAACGCGTTCCTTCAAACCTCACCCACATCCTTAGTTGACCGGGTCTCCTCTTGTCCACCTCCTACTTCTTCCCCACACCTTTCAGCACAAGACCAACCCCATACTCCACCCATCATACGACCACCAAAACTACACCTAGCTTCTTTGAAGGAATAGACCCTTTGGACGGGTTATTTCAAGTTAAACA encodes the following:
- the LOC137828353 gene encoding uncharacterized protein gives rise to the protein MVELVLLYKNPLLHASLSLILVFTFAFFKIPLLFLHALQTYIHPDSQPQSNGVRAAIRRPGIDGYQPLSSKTAAEIKKRSKSNKEKPDFDENNAQIFRLTLDHAHLQSRLFVDQYCVAFTLSFTALFSLLLHNFLKSPPDNGFFANGVFVPILLSILSLYMWGTLLFKVTFERSASRRSEKQLSVVFGVLGLFLGLLFVPEGVSSVLEFNFEVPIDGFWRVFVAALMGCLAGCLFIPASRSARCFWLGTDQIRCNLSMITCGWFTRAILYANQVFVIFVALLWITPLAEIFVNSGDGAAKSGFGNAEKLVGNMGFLPSDFASFRKWCLLGSGLLQIVALRPNLQMFLNEALLSWYQRLHASKVPDLDYSRAKMFLHNHYLCLVVLQFLAPPVLVLIFLGLSQIDGGSFGNFTMFSDLLPRFAFIREVTLFLAWWVIFLWALFSSAILMLHRHCVLYVS